Proteins encoded in a region of the uncultured Paludibaculum sp. genome:
- a CDS encoding serine/threonine-protein kinase, whose translation MSFQVGQTVGDYQVEGVLGRGGMGALYKVRNRISHRVDAMKVLLPSVRSSSTEITGRFEREIQVHASLRHPNIAELYTAFQLDDQLLMVMELVEGPTLESLLAHAPLPVELSIGIIAQVLSALGYAHRQGVIHRDVKPTNIVLTRGGAVKLIDFGIALAEFNPRMTQTGMVLGSLAYMAPEQLTGQQSDARSDLYSVGITLYQALTGKRAIDGANEYDMMNAHVHQVLVPPAQLNPAIGEELSATILKSLAKQPAQRFQTADEFRQALSPYLPTSSSAWPQLAVSHLETGVQERVATMLPVEKIPSSSRFHSAALAVLHRNLAQYVGPIAKHLVLKESREAPDLDVLCRAVSMHIANESDRAAFLNACRTEFGAETRTVEAARPAQTPATPTPVPTASWDTAWLDRLKKDLAVQIGPMARVIVDRAAKKARSPQDLLSALAAEISSPEERSRFQARHRAD comes from the coding sequence ATGAGCTTCCAGGTTGGCCAGACCGTTGGGGACTACCAGGTGGAAGGCGTGCTGGGGCGCGGCGGTATGGGTGCGCTTTACAAGGTGCGCAACCGGATTTCGCACCGCGTGGATGCCATGAAGGTGCTGCTGCCCAGCGTCCGTTCCTCCTCGACCGAGATCACCGGCCGGTTTGAACGCGAGATCCAGGTTCATGCCAGTCTGCGCCATCCCAACATCGCCGAACTCTATACCGCCTTTCAGTTGGACGACCAACTCCTGATGGTGATGGAACTGGTGGAAGGGCCGACGCTGGAGTCGCTGCTGGCGCATGCGCCACTACCGGTGGAACTGTCCATCGGAATCATCGCCCAAGTGCTGTCGGCATTGGGCTACGCCCACAGGCAGGGCGTGATCCATCGCGACGTCAAACCCACGAACATCGTGCTGACCCGAGGTGGGGCGGTGAAACTGATCGACTTTGGCATCGCGCTGGCGGAGTTCAATCCGCGCATGACGCAGACCGGAATGGTGCTGGGCTCGCTGGCGTACATGGCTCCGGAGCAGTTGACGGGGCAGCAGTCCGACGCGCGCAGCGACCTGTACTCGGTGGGCATTACGTTGTATCAGGCGCTGACGGGCAAGCGGGCCATCGACGGAGCCAACGAGTACGACATGATGAACGCCCATGTGCACCAGGTGCTGGTGCCGCCCGCGCAGCTCAATCCCGCCATCGGCGAGGAACTCTCAGCCACCATTCTGAAATCGCTCGCCAAGCAGCCCGCGCAGCGATTCCAGACCGCCGATGAGTTCCGCCAGGCGCTGAGCCCCTACCTACCCACAAGCAGTTCGGCCTGGCCACAGCTGGCCGTGTCGCATTTGGAAACAGGCGTCCAGGAGCGCGTCGCCACCATGCTGCCGGTGGAGAAGATCCCGTCGTCGTCGCGCTTCCATTCCGCCGCGCTGGCCGTCCTGCACCGGAACCTGGCTCAGTATGTGGGCCCCATCGCCAAGCATCTGGTATTGAAGGAGAGCCGCGAGGCGCCGGATCTCGACGTGCTGTGCCGCGCCGTTTCCATGCACATCGCCAATGAATCGGACCGCGCGGCCTTTCTCAATGCCTGTAGGACGGAGTTTGGCGCGGAAACACGGACGGTGGAAGCGGCCAGGCCCGCACAGACACCGGCGACACCGACTCCGGTGCCGACGGCGTCGTGGGACACGGCGTGGCTCGACCGGCTGAAGAAGGATCTCGCCGTGCAGATCGGCCCGATGGCCCGTGTCATCGTCGACCGGGCCGCGAAGAAGGCCCGCAGCCCGCAGGATCTGTTGTCGGCGCTAGCCGCCGAAATCTCATCGCCCGAGGAGCGATCCCGGTTCCAGGCACGGCACCGGGCAGACTAA
- a CDS encoding PEP-CTERM sorting domain-containing protein encodes MKKKNSLLCLTAMLGFCVSLPAATLTFSHTWDGTEASGVVRVFRDGFPSVAGTAKAFPGVLANNPTYFFTWGFEAAPGSVITVTPSIENTNSFLVLYDPSFSTALLGTGYLGDQGSSDIASIFSINAPVGSQILLVAMSNTGASAIGSTIAGNVSYTALAAVPEPATAALLGLGLGAIALISRRRKT; translated from the coding sequence TTGAAAAAGAAAAACTCACTGCTGTGTTTGACCGCAATGCTGGGTTTCTGCGTGTCGCTACCGGCAGCGACACTGACCTTCTCGCACACTTGGGATGGAACCGAAGCCAGCGGTGTGGTCCGGGTGTTTCGCGATGGATTTCCCAGCGTGGCGGGAACAGCCAAGGCGTTTCCCGGCGTACTCGCTAACAACCCTACCTATTTCTTCACCTGGGGCTTTGAGGCTGCCCCGGGCAGCGTAATCACCGTTACACCTTCCATCGAGAACACAAACTCCTTCCTGGTGCTGTACGACCCATCGTTCTCGACCGCACTTCTGGGTACCGGGTATCTGGGTGACCAGGGGAGTTCTGACATTGCTTCGATCTTCAGCATCAACGCACCAGTGGGCAGTCAGATTTTGCTCGTGGCGATGTCGAACACTGGAGCATCAGCGATCGGTTCCACCATTGCCGGCAATGTGAGCTACACCGCGTTGGCGGCAGTGCCCGAGCCGGCCACGGCCGCGCTTCTCGGGCTCGGCCTGGGGGCCATCGCGCTGATCAGCCGCCGTAGAAAAACCTAG
- a CDS encoding family 78 glycoside hydrolase catalytic domain — protein MKKLSVLLVLSVATLSAALSPARLECEARVNPIGIDTAKPRLGWTLKSGENGASQTAYQLLVASSAAALKPGSADLWDSGRVASARQTWVEYAGKPLRPFQRYYWAVQVWDASGRASGFSAPAQWTTALLQSSDARGNWIAHPDHSLRSGPLPIFRKEFRLEKPVRSAIALVSGAGFHELRINGKKIGDHVLAPAWTNFRSTMLYESFDVTSELRPGANALGVLVGNGFYNVAGGRYVKYSGSFGHPRLWLQLHLEFEDGSTQDVVTDGSWKTADGPITFSCIYGGEDYDARREQPGWDAAGFDDSAWRRAGGVEAPGGALRAQSSPPIRVQHTYSFVRATEPKPGVFVYDLGQNFSGWPRVTASGPAGATVKMIPGELLDKDGFVTQRSSGGPNSFSYTLKGQGREVWSPRFSYYGFRYVQVEGLKPANVEGQFVHLDAPRSGQFECSNTTFNRIHALIDAAVRSNLQHVLSDCPHREKLGWLEQTYLMGPSILYNWDLRSFLPKMERDMREAQVIDGLVPDIAPEYVTFGHGFRDSPEWGSAAVLVPWMAWQWYGDKRILEDAYPMMQRYSDYLESQKKGGLLSYGLGDWYDIGPKAPGYSQLTPQGVTATATYLEDLKAMRATATLLGKPRDAQLYAARYNTLLAAFQKAFYQPAGPSYATASQTSLAVPLAMGLAPAAARPNLVEKLVADIRAKGNHTSAGDIGYHYVLAALLQAGRSDVIFDMANEKTAPSYAAQLAAGSTALTEAWDSNPNSSQNHFMLGHIEEWFYAGLAGLRPDPATPGLSHLILKPEPVGDVTWVKASWDSPRGLIAVEWRIAGGKFHYTVDLPPGVSAEVRLPAGAPKAIGSGHHTLESAFQAK, from the coding sequence ATGAAGAAGCTATCCGTCCTCCTGGTTCTCTCCGTCGCGACGCTCTCCGCCGCCCTCTCGCCGGCCCGGTTGGAGTGCGAGGCGCGCGTGAATCCCATCGGCATCGACACCGCCAAGCCCCGCCTGGGTTGGACGCTGAAATCCGGCGAAAACGGAGCCAGCCAGACCGCCTATCAGCTCCTGGTCGCCAGCAGCGCCGCCGCCTTGAAGCCCGGCTCGGCCGACCTGTGGGATTCGGGCCGCGTCGCCTCAGCCCGCCAGACCTGGGTGGAGTATGCAGGAAAACCCCTGCGTCCGTTCCAGCGCTACTACTGGGCCGTCCAGGTGTGGGACGCCTCCGGACGCGCCTCCGGCTTCAGCGCCCCGGCGCAATGGACCACGGCTCTGCTGCAGTCCTCCGACGCGCGCGGCAACTGGATCGCTCATCCCGACCACAGCCTGCGCTCCGGCCCGCTGCCCATCTTCCGCAAGGAGTTCCGGCTGGAGAAGCCCGTGCGCAGCGCCATCGCGCTCGTCTCCGGTGCCGGCTTCCACGAGCTGCGGATCAATGGGAAGAAGATCGGCGACCACGTGCTCGCCCCGGCCTGGACCAACTTCCGGTCGACCATGCTCTACGAGAGTTTCGACGTCACTTCGGAACTGCGGCCGGGTGCCAACGCCTTGGGCGTGCTGGTGGGCAATGGCTTCTACAACGTGGCCGGCGGCCGCTATGTGAAGTACTCGGGTTCGTTCGGACATCCCCGCCTGTGGCTGCAACTGCATCTCGAATTCGAAGATGGTTCGACGCAGGATGTCGTCACGGACGGCTCGTGGAAGACGGCTGACGGCCCCATCACGTTCTCGTGCATCTACGGCGGCGAGGATTACGACGCCCGCCGCGAACAGCCTGGCTGGGATGCCGCTGGTTTTGACGATTCCGCCTGGCGCCGTGCCGGCGGCGTGGAAGCGCCGGGCGGCGCATTGCGGGCGCAGTCGAGCCCGCCCATCCGAGTTCAGCACACCTACTCCTTCGTTCGTGCCACCGAACCCAAGCCGGGCGTCTTCGTCTACGACCTCGGCCAGAACTTCTCGGGCTGGCCGCGCGTCACCGCCAGCGGCCCAGCCGGCGCAACCGTCAAAATGATCCCCGGAGAGTTGCTAGACAAGGATGGGTTCGTGACGCAGCGCTCCTCCGGCGGGCCCAACTCGTTCAGCTACACCTTGAAGGGCCAGGGCAGGGAAGTGTGGTCGCCCCGCTTTAGCTACTACGGCTTCCGTTACGTCCAGGTGGAGGGTCTGAAGCCCGCCAACGTCGAAGGCCAGTTTGTCCACCTCGATGCGCCGCGCTCCGGCCAGTTCGAGTGCTCCAACACCACCTTCAATCGCATCCACGCATTGATCGACGCCGCCGTGCGCAGCAACCTGCAGCACGTACTCAGCGACTGCCCGCACCGCGAAAAGCTCGGCTGGCTGGAACAGACCTACCTCATGGGTCCGTCCATCCTCTACAACTGGGACCTCCGCTCGTTCCTGCCGAAGATGGAGCGCGACATGCGCGAGGCCCAGGTGATCGACGGCCTCGTCCCGGACATCGCGCCGGAATACGTGACGTTCGGCCACGGCTTCCGCGACTCCCCGGAATGGGGCAGCGCCGCCGTGCTCGTCCCCTGGATGGCGTGGCAATGGTACGGCGACAAACGTATTCTCGAGGACGCCTACCCGATGATGCAGCGCTACAGCGACTATCTGGAGTCACAGAAAAAGGGCGGACTCCTGTCCTATGGCCTGGGCGACTGGTACGACATCGGACCCAAGGCGCCCGGCTACTCGCAGCTCACGCCCCAGGGCGTGACGGCCACCGCCACCTATCTGGAAGATCTGAAGGCCATGCGCGCCACAGCCACTCTGCTGGGCAAGCCGCGGGACGCCCAACTGTACGCAGCCCGCTACAACACCCTGCTGGCCGCCTTCCAGAAAGCCTTCTATCAGCCCGCCGGCCCCTCCTACGCCACCGCCAGCCAGACCTCGCTGGCCGTTCCTCTCGCCATGGGCCTCGCTCCGGCCGCCGCCCGGCCCAACCTGGTGGAAAAGCTCGTGGCCGACATCCGCGCCAAGGGCAACCACACCTCGGCCGGCGACATCGGCTACCACTATGTCCTGGCCGCTCTCCTGCAAGCGGGCCGCAGTGATGTCATCTTCGACATGGCGAACGAGAAGACCGCGCCTAGCTACGCCGCTCAACTCGCTGCCGGCTCCACGGCCCTGACCGAAGCCTGGGACTCCAACCCCAACAGCTCCCAGAATCACTTCATGCTCGGCCACATTGAGGAGTGGTTCTACGCCGGCCTGGCCGGTCTACGTCCCGACCCTGCTACCCCGGGTCTGAGTCATCTGATTCTCAAGCCCGAGCCTGTAGGCGACGTGACCTGGGTCAAAGCGTCGTGGGATTCGCCGCGCGGCCTCATCGCCGTGGAGTGGCGCATCGCGGGCGGTAAGTTCCACTACACCGTCGACCTGCCGCCAGGAGTCTCGGCCGAAGTCCGCCTGCCCGCCGGAGCACCCAAGGCGATCGGATCGGGCCACCACACGCTGGAATCAGCCTTTCAAGCCAAGTGA
- a CDS encoding sigma 54-interacting transcriptional regulator: MSAFDESDRHLLESVAGLGYCNPFLPERVELERAVLGREFQSGGPVWSASVSDPDATRPNVPPITRKVEAAIGRLQQCLVDASDVQPDELACYAETVHYLLYHRYYPRFAGAGKQYLYRDFLADWNRLCQVPGKRFEYPLEPSHLFACFRQIQRAFHGIHDRIIGNSMPAARLRASIWQSIFTHDMRRYRRALYRKMGEFPTLITGPSGTGKELIARAIAGSRYVPFDADRLEFLEPSEESFLPMNLAALSPTLIESELFGHRRGSFTGAIGDRRGWLESCPEAGSVFLDELGEMEHSIQVKLLRVIETRRFSAVGDTAVRAFHGKLIAATNRDLPREIRAGRFREDLYYRLCADLVQTPSLAEQLADSPEVLHELLLYMTRRTVGDEAARCLPEVESWIGENLPKDYAWPGNYRELEQCVRNVIIRRSYRPLKSAAPQDGEFLTSFRTGAMTAEELLARYAAQVYQLTGSYEEAARRMGLDRRTVKAKVEAFLRSGTPSLGLKG, translated from the coding sequence ATGAGCGCGTTCGATGAATCCGACCGGCATCTGCTTGAGTCCGTGGCCGGCCTGGGCTACTGCAATCCGTTTTTGCCGGAACGGGTCGAACTGGAGCGCGCCGTGCTTGGGCGCGAATTCCAGTCGGGAGGCCCGGTTTGGAGCGCTTCGGTCTCCGATCCGGACGCCACCCGGCCCAACGTCCCGCCCATCACCCGGAAGGTGGAGGCAGCCATCGGCCGCCTGCAGCAGTGCCTGGTGGATGCCTCCGATGTCCAGCCGGACGAATTGGCCTGCTATGCCGAAACCGTCCACTATCTGCTTTACCACCGCTACTATCCGCGCTTCGCCGGGGCGGGCAAGCAGTACCTCTATCGAGACTTTCTGGCTGATTGGAACCGCCTCTGCCAGGTGCCGGGCAAGCGTTTCGAGTACCCGCTGGAGCCGTCGCATCTGTTCGCCTGCTTCCGCCAGATCCAGCGTGCGTTTCATGGCATCCACGACCGCATCATCGGCAACTCGATGCCGGCCGCGCGGCTGCGGGCCAGCATCTGGCAATCGATCTTCACCCACGACATGCGGCGCTACCGCCGGGCGCTGTACCGCAAGATGGGCGAGTTCCCGACGCTGATTACGGGGCCTTCGGGCACGGGGAAGGAACTGATTGCGCGCGCCATCGCGGGGTCGCGGTACGTACCGTTCGATGCCGACCGTCTGGAATTTCTGGAACCCTCGGAGGAGTCGTTCCTGCCGATGAACCTGGCCGCTCTATCGCCGACGTTGATTGAGTCGGAGCTGTTCGGACACAGACGGGGCTCGTTTACCGGCGCCATTGGCGACCGGCGCGGCTGGCTGGAGTCGTGCCCGGAGGCAGGCTCGGTCTTTCTGGACGAGTTGGGCGAAATGGAGCATTCCATCCAGGTGAAGCTGCTGCGCGTGATCGAGACGCGGCGGTTCTCGGCCGTCGGCGATACGGCGGTGCGGGCATTTCACGGCAAGCTGATCGCGGCCACCAACAGGGACCTGCCGCGCGAGATCCGGGCCGGCCGGTTTCGGGAAGACCTGTATTACCGTCTGTGCGCGGATCTGGTCCAGACGCCGTCGCTGGCGGAGCAGCTCGCGGACTCGCCCGAAGTCCTGCATGAGTTGCTGCTCTACATGACGCGGCGTACGGTGGGCGACGAGGCGGCGCGCTGCCTGCCAGAGGTGGAGTCGTGGATTGGCGAGAACCTGCCGAAGGATTACGCCTGGCCTGGCAACTATCGTGAGTTGGAGCAGTGCGTGCGGAACGTGATCATTCGGCGGTCGTACCGGCCGCTGAAGAGCGCGGCGCCGCAGGACGGTGAGTTCCTGACGAGCTTTCGCACGGGCGCGATGACGGCCGAGGAGTTGTTGGCGCGCTATGCGGCGCAGGTCTATCAGTTGACCGGCAGTTATGAAGAGGCGGCGCGGCGCATGGGCCTCGACCGCCGCACGGTGAAGGCGAAGGTCGAGGCGTTTTTGAGGAGCGGCACGCCCTCACTTGGCTTGAAAGGCTGA
- a CDS encoding MFS transporter, translating to MPTDSAPTGYLPLLRDRSFHSFLWTQFLGAFNDNVYKMIVSVGAVELAADQLLGARYLALAGAVFVIPFLLFAGYAGQLADRFSKSNVLKITKSFEIVIMIIGAAALTMGSIPMLLVVLFLLAAQANFFSPAKYGILPEMLPPSQLTKANGLLELSTFAAIVLGSSVGSFLFAHWKGESLKLGGVLLGIAVIGSLTSLLIRSVPAAGSKEPFHTNPFAEVWLGAKVLYADAGLWWSVMGISYFWFLGGLLQMAVILLGSESLHLSETHTGLLVTALALGIGLGSIAAGWLSRDRIELGLVPVGAAFMGLSGIFLGLTHTFNGTLVWLAVIGFSGGLFIVPLNAYLQERAAPEQKGRALATNNFLNMLGVILASGVLYILHDTLHWTPNSMMGVLGCTTLLSALGIVKFAPSTLDSMVAWYRNRATVPAGSAALPPAE from the coding sequence ATGCCGACTGACTCAGCTCCGACCGGTTACCTTCCGCTGCTGCGCGACCGGAGCTTTCACTCCTTCCTCTGGACTCAGTTCCTGGGTGCTTTCAACGACAACGTCTACAAGATGATCGTCTCCGTCGGCGCCGTGGAACTGGCCGCCGACCAGTTGCTGGGGGCCCGCTATCTCGCCCTCGCCGGAGCGGTCTTTGTCATTCCGTTTCTGCTCTTTGCGGGCTACGCGGGCCAGTTGGCCGACCGCTTCAGCAAGTCGAACGTGTTGAAGATCACCAAGTCGTTCGAGATCGTCATCATGATCATCGGCGCCGCGGCCCTCACCATGGGCAGCATCCCTATGCTGCTGGTCGTCCTCTTCCTGCTGGCCGCCCAGGCCAACTTCTTCAGCCCGGCCAAGTACGGCATTCTGCCCGAGATGTTGCCGCCGTCTCAACTCACCAAGGCGAACGGCCTGCTGGAGCTCTCCACCTTCGCCGCTATCGTCCTGGGTTCGAGCGTCGGTTCGTTCCTGTTCGCGCACTGGAAGGGTGAATCCCTGAAGCTCGGTGGCGTGCTGCTGGGTATTGCCGTCATCGGTTCGCTCACCAGTCTGTTGATCCGGAGCGTCCCGGCGGCGGGTTCCAAGGAGCCGTTCCATACGAATCCCTTCGCCGAAGTCTGGCTCGGAGCCAAGGTCCTTTACGCGGATGCCGGCCTTTGGTGGAGCGTGATGGGCATCTCTTACTTCTGGTTCCTCGGCGGGCTGTTGCAGATGGCCGTGATCCTGTTGGGCAGCGAATCCCTACACCTGTCTGAAACCCACACCGGCCTGCTGGTCACCGCCCTGGCGCTGGGCATCGGCCTGGGCAGCATCGCCGCCGGTTGGCTGTCACGAGACCGCATCGAACTGGGCCTCGTCCCGGTGGGCGCCGCGTTCATGGGCCTTTCCGGCATCTTTCTCGGCCTCACGCATACCTTCAATGGGACGCTCGTGTGGCTGGCGGTGATCGGGTTCTCCGGCGGCCTGTTCATCGTGCCGCTGAACGCTTACTTGCAGGAACGCGCCGCGCCCGAGCAGAAAGGCCGAGCCCTGGCGACCAACAACTTCCTCAACATGCTGGGCGTCATCCTGGCCTCCGGCGTGTTGTACATTCTGCACGACACTCTGCACTGGACCCCGAACAGCATGATGGGTGTCCTGGGCTGTACCACACTGCTCTCGGCCCTCGGCATCGTGAAGTTCGCCCCGTCCACCCTGGACAGCATGGTCGCCTGGTATCGGAACCGCGCGACCGTGCCCGCTGGTTCTGCCGCGCTGCCGCCGGCCGAGTAA
- a CDS encoding DUF2157 domain-containing protein has protein sequence MDLEPSLERWVAANLVSEQQAASIREWEAARSPQSKGRLPIILGLTFGGLMLATGILLFVSAHWDELSPFARMTMLIAMVTGLHGAAAYFSERLPAMARTLHAVGTVSLGAAIFLAGQIFNMEEHWPAGVLMWAIGAVAGWLLLRDWPQMALAALLVPFWLIGEWIEAARPAVAAWQVSEVAVLLLALCYLSLRHPRSPSDDTVRALGWIGGLALIPAVVTMALDGHYRYAERPTTEFELVGWAGAVILPLALSYWYRRADVWMNAVAAAWVVGLSWITQDTQGPLLYAWCALGAAGLIAWGIRELRPERINLGMAGFAITLICFYFSNVMDRLGRSFSLIVLGIVFLAGGWYGEKLRRGFIARINEGAAQ, from the coding sequence ATGGATCTCGAACCTTCCCTGGAACGCTGGGTCGCAGCGAACCTCGTGAGTGAACAACAAGCGGCGTCGATCCGCGAATGGGAGGCGGCCCGCTCGCCGCAATCCAAGGGCCGGCTGCCCATCATCCTCGGCCTGACGTTCGGTGGCCTGATGCTGGCCACCGGTATCCTGCTCTTCGTCAGTGCCCACTGGGACGAACTGTCGCCGTTCGCGCGCATGACGATGCTCATCGCGATGGTCACCGGCCTGCACGGTGCCGCCGCCTATTTCTCTGAACGGCTGCCGGCCATGGCTCGGACGCTGCACGCCGTCGGCACCGTCTCCTTGGGCGCCGCCATCTTCCTCGCCGGTCAGATCTTCAACATGGAGGAGCACTGGCCGGCGGGTGTCCTGATGTGGGCGATCGGCGCCGTGGCCGGCTGGCTGCTCCTGCGCGACTGGCCGCAGATGGCGCTGGCCGCGTTGTTGGTGCCGTTCTGGCTCATCGGCGAGTGGATCGAAGCGGCCCGCCCGGCCGTGGCCGCCTGGCAGGTGTCGGAAGTCGCGGTCCTGCTGCTCGCGCTCTGCTACCTGAGCCTCCGCCATCCCAGGAGCCCGTCGGATGACACGGTTCGCGCCCTCGGCTGGATTGGCGGCCTGGCCCTGATTCCAGCCGTTGTCACTATGGCGCTTGACGGTCACTACCGTTACGCAGAGCGTCCCACCACCGAGTTTGAACTCGTGGGCTGGGCCGGAGCCGTCATCCTGCCCCTTGCCCTTTCTTACTGGTATCGCCGCGCCGATGTCTGGATGAACGCCGTCGCCGCAGCGTGGGTCGTGGGCTTGAGCTGGATCACCCAGGACACTCAGGGCCCCTTGCTCTACGCCTGGTGTGCTCTCGGCGCCGCCGGCCTCATCGCCTGGGGCATCCGTGAACTACGGCCCGAGCGCATCAACCTCGGTATGGCCGGCTTCGCCATCACGCTCATCTGCTTCTACTTCTCGAACGTGATGGACCGCCTGGGCCGCTCGTTCAGCCTCATCGTGCTCGGCATCGTCTTTCTGGCCGGTGGCTGGTATGGCGAGAAGTTGCGCCGTGGATTCATCGCCCGCATCAACGAAGGAGCCGCGCAATGA